From Alloacidobacterium dinghuense:
GCGCTCTTCGAGACGAGCATGGATGTCGAACAAATCAGACAACTTGGTGACGGTTATTCCGTGATCTTTAGCAGCGCTGCATTGAAAGCAGACGCTGTCGTTCTCATCAATAGGATCTGCGCACTCCTGTGTGGCCGGCTTCAGCAATGCTGAAAGAGCAGGTTATGGTGAGCTTCAGGATGAGCCCAAAAGCACTTCGGAAATCCTCTCTATCGGATCGAGGAGGCGCTTTCTGGATTTCGTCGGCCGTTCAGGCATGGGTTTGGTCAAGCTTCTCCGTGCGCGCGCCATCTTTGAGAAACGCGTCGACAGCTGAATCGACGCCAGGAAATATCCGATTCGACCCAACGCGTTCTGTAAATCCGCTGCGATCGAAAAAATCGCGAACCCGATCTGCGACACGGGCAAAGTAGAGCGCAACACCCGACCCCTCTAATTCACTACGCAGTTGCTCCAGCATTTCAAGGCTGGTCACATCTATTTCAGGAGAAGCTTCGAGGTTTATCAGAACTGCGTGGAGGGACCTGTCAGACTGCCTGGTGAACTCGCGCAGGTGACTGCGAATGCGATTCGCATTTGCGAAAAACAGCATTCCATTCGGCCGGAAGATCAGGAGATGAGGAATCTGCTCAGCTTCCGGATGTCGACCGACATCGACAAAATTCCCGGAGCTCCCTAGTCTGCCCAGTACGGAATCCTGTGGAGCGCTGAGTCTTCGCATCACGGCCACTAGTGTTAGAGCGACCGCGAAAATCAGCCCCTTAAGAATTCCCATCTGTAAAACACCGAACAGTGCGACGAGCTCACCCCAGATGCTTCCACTGCGGAGCTTTACATAGTATTTGAGCGTGCCAACGTCGGCCAAATGTGCGACGGCATGGACGACAATCGCTCCGAGAACAGCTTCCGGGAGATTACTGATCAGGGGCAACAAGTAAGCCAGCGTAAGACCCACAAAAATCGACGATGTAATGGTGGAGAGTTGAGTACACGCCCCACCGCTGTCGTTGGCTGCCGTCCCCGACATGCCCCCGCCGACGATGATGCCGCCGAATAAACCCGATGCGATGTTTGCCCCTCCTATGGCGCAAAGCTCCTGATTGGGATTG
This genomic window contains:
- a CDS encoding SulP family inorganic anion transporter, with amino-acid sequence MSRRAISRFFPIVDWLPDSTPKTIRADVIAGIALAGLLVPEGMAYAGIAGVPPQMGLYAAMAGMFVYALLGTSRQLAVTSTSSSAAMLAALVAPIAVGDSTRYVVLASGAATAAGIIFLVGGLLKLGVVSEFISKPVLKGFVFGLALTIMVKQAHKLTGISAGQGNFFHLVWHVITSFKEANLWVCAIGAIAIAVMFLLGAFAPRVPSALVVLVLGVLSVSWFGLKQHDVDVVGTIQAGMPSLSLPRVGEDQVADIFMGAIGIVLVLTAESLAAGRTFAARHKSEINPNQELCAIGGANIASGLFGGIIVGGGMSGTAANDSGGACTQLSTITSSIFVGLTLAYLLPLISNLPEAVLGAIVVHAVAHLADVGTLKYYVKLRSGSIWGELVALFGVLQMGILKGLIFAVALTLVAVMRRLSAPQDSVLGRLGSSGNFVDVGRHPEAEQIPHLLIFRPNGMLFFANANRIRSHLREFTRQSDRSLHAVLINLEASPEIDVTSLEMLEQLRSELEGSGVALYFARVADRVRDFFDRSGFTERVGSNRIFPGVDSAVDAFLKDGARTEKLDQTHA